A window of Osmerus mordax isolate fOsmMor3 chromosome 11, fOsmMor3.pri, whole genome shotgun sequence genomic DNA:
GGGTTCAACTCAGAAAATCTCTCAGTGGTGTACAGTCTGAGTACTAACccatttacaaaataaaataaggtTTTGAAAACTCACGTGTGCTTGAAGGTCGAAGTCTATTGTGAATCCATTAGATGCAGTACATATTTGTCGGCGCTAGATGGCATAAAATTCAATACATATCCTGCTGGTCAGTGCTCTTTACTCGTAAAATCTCAATATCAATGGTCCAGCTGCTGTGAGACAGTAGAATTAGTAAGATTCATAGATAAACAAGGCTCGTATACAATGTCTGTATTTCTTGTGAATAATGAAAAAAGGTGAGATTACAACGTGGATTTTCATGAAAATAGTTCTTGCGAGGGCATACATTCGTTGAATATGGAGTTTGAGCGCGTTATATTTGGTACTGCTTGGCGAACGTGGCTGCACGCATGCTTGGCTTAAATGAGATTATTAAACAAAGACTCGTTACAGGAGTTTTGCTATTTTGGCACATCGGCAAAACCGTATAGGAATGTCATAGTCTTGGCTATCACATCAAATATGTCTGGTAATGATTTTAACATTATCCTGCAAGTAAATAAACTTAAGTTCTGCTCTTCTGCTGATGTCGTCCATAGATTTGACAAAGCATCCAAACAGAACAGGACTTACTAAAACCCCTCCCTCCTAAACCCAGGTCGTGCCGACAGCTGCCCTGTAGATGTCCCTGTTTGCAGCTCAGAGAGCGCCCTGGAACACAGGACAATCATTCAAAGCTCTGACGCCGCGCGGGTGATGATTTGCTTATTCGGAGCAGGAGGGCGTCCGGAGCGGGTACTGTGAACTGCCTTACCATGATGTTGCCTGAATGATAAAGAAATAGACGGAAGACACGGGGCAATTAAGGTAAGCAGTAGTAGCTTAAAGTTTTTACAAATGAATCGCAATGCTCTTTTACAATTGAATGATACGCGAATATATGGATCCCGCTATACGGTCTACAATGTTGTGTTTACAAATAACGATGTTGGCCATTGATTTGTGATTTATTGCGTAAAATGCTTTGATATGGCTATTTTTTACACACAACATGCCAGATAAGCACTGTAGTTTAATAAATCGCACACACTGAAGTTTTTGCGCACCCAGTAGTTTAATCAAGGACCTAAAAACTGGAAATTCAAAACGCGAGCCAAAAATATTCCGTTTACCTGTTGGTTGTTGTCATAAAATCAACGTTTTTTGCTTTTATCTTGTCACAACAAATTCAAATTGACTGAGAATTTGGGATTTATGATGGGAGCGCGTTCTGCACCTGATGCGCTCAGTGTTGAGGGATCAGTCTAATGTTGATCCATTGCCCACCATTCAAGGTATATAGACCATTAGTCTCAAGCCACTGGACTGTGAGTTTGCACTGTGGGATGTTTAACAAACGTATCGTGCAAAACTGAAGTTGTACATTCATCTACTTCATTTTGAATAGTGACCATTGGACATTGTCTGTCAGGAGCGGTCACCACCCTCAGACATGGGCCACAAACGATAGAGAATAATGCAATGCCTCATTAATCTTTTCACTATTCGTCACGTATTATACATTTAATCTaaagtatttattttaaatttaaaACGGAAGTAAATTCTGAACCATTAGTGGTAGAGCTGTGCCCGCTTACGTTTTAACGCATCCCACCAGAAGACTAGACGCATCGGAGCGCGTAGACTGTAGCCAGCTGCATACTCCGAAATCAGGCGGTAACCTGTTGCCTGCACACATAATTTCCCCCCTGTGCAATTGATGTCATGATGGCTTTTATCTGATGACAAGTTGAAGACTTCATTGCCTAGCTTTGACATGGCAAATCGCAAGCAGACCGGGAAATAAGACAGTGGCATGTGCATCATGCCACTGTCTTATTGGGATGTAATGTGCATCCTGCTCTTTCGTTAGACGTTTTAAAACGTCCTTTTGGATTAATTTAAACAATATAAATCATATGTATATATAACATTTATATTGCTTGTAACAAATTGTATTATGataattacatttcataatcattttcaAACTTTAGGAATATGCTGTCAAgatataattaaaaaaatatatgttgaCTGTTAATGGCAATTGCATGAGCATCGTTGGTGTAAGCTaattacaactgatatttgtatctcccttctgctcctccacctctccagactcacacacacactgaaggcaGGTGGGAGAGTCACACCTCATGCGTGGGCTCCAAGGTGGTCGGAGGCATAGAGGATACGTCTACCATGGGCATGCTCCAACTCcacaaccccacccaccccagtaCACTCCTGCAGAGGGCCAATGAGATGCGTCTGACAGGCAcactctgtgatgtcatcatcacCGTGGATGGCCAGGAGTTTCCGGCTCACCGCTCCATCCTAGCCTGCACCAGCAAGATGTTTGAGATCCTGTTCCACCGTAGCAGCCTGCGCTACGCTCTGGACTTCCTGTCGCCCAAGACCTTCCAGCAGATCTTAGAGTATGCATACACGGCCTCCCTGCAGGCCACCGTGGAAGACCTGGATGATCTGCTGTACGCTGCTGAGATCCTGGAGATAGAGTATCTGGAGGAACAGTGCCTGAAGGTGTTGGAGACCATCCAGTCAGAGGAGAACCAGGAAACGGGAGGCAGGAACCCGATCCCGGGCGAAGGTGACCACAGCAGGGCCAGACACTGGAGGAACATGCTGAACTCCAAGAAGCATTCCAAACAGGAGAAAGGCTGCAGCCCGTCGGAGCCGTACCTGACGCTTTACCACATGGCCGAGCCGGCCTCCCCCGGGTCAGACCCCCCGGGAGCAGGCTCCACACGGCAGGATGCAGAGGCCAGCCGGGAGGGCGGCGAGCTCTCCCAGCAGAAGAGCTTCGATCTGGGCCGCAGTCCCTCCTCTACCCTGACCAAGAGCATTAAGACCGAGGACATGCAGGTGGACGAGGCCAACAGCTACGGAAGCAGGTCCTCCAGAGACGGAGAAGGGGGCTTTGAGTCCGACCAGCCCAGAGTGCAGAGCCCCGGGACCCCCCTCAGAGGCAGCGTGATCACCAGCGCCCGAGAGCTCCACTCAGGTCAGGAGGAGGGAGTCTCGTCGGCTGGCAATGCCCTGGAGAGCCTCCCCGGCTTGGCCGAGAAACACCTGGCCTCGCTCTACTCCATGGCCCCCAATCACATAGGCGAGGGGATGGTGCCGGTGCCCGTCTCAATGGCCccatccctggccatgtccctggACATGAGGGCCTATGGCGGTCTGCTGCCCCAGGGCCTGCTCCACAGGGAGCTGCTCAGCCGGCTGGGCCAGTTTGCAGCAGGGATGAGGCGTGAGGGTCAGGCCGAGGCCCAGCGCTGTGGAGACTGTGGCCTGCAGCTGCACAGCAGGGAGGCCATGGAGCAGCACAGGTAAACCGTGATCCTCCCTGTTTTCTGTCACATCTCCTGCTGCTTTtgacactgttgttgttgttgtgttctagCGTTAGCATTGTACTGTACTGCAAGCCCATGTTAGGAAGCCAAGGCAACAGTTGCTAATTATCAGAGCTGTCTCCCATCAGTTTGGTGCTCGACTCCTCAATGTGGGAGATTGGATTTGAGGTTGGGGGCGAGAGTCCATGTTAACCAGCTGAGTCCAGGATTGTGGACGTTTTAATGAACTCCTCTTGATGAAAAGGGTGGATATTTTTTTGATTCATCAGAATTGtattatcataataaaacatctCAAAGCAATCAGGCTGGGCGCAGACCCAGCTAATATGTTCATTAGTTTGAGGAGACACCTGTGCTGACTCTCAACAGTCAGGCCTGAGGAGAGGTGTGAACAGGCTCTTTGGGAGCTCTTTATTTACACCagactttttttaaataaagtgtTGACCAACGACCCTCTCACTGACCAATTTCTGTGCATTCCTTTGTCAGTGAGAGAGACTCTTCTCAAACAGGACCTTAGAGACAGCTCCACTCAGCCTGGTTAGGGATGTCTGTTCACGAAGCAGGGAAAGCTCTGGCACAGTGTACATTTAAACCATCCATTGGCCTGTTTCCATTCCTCTTTTCTTTTCAGCTTCAGTCTTTTGTCTTGAACTTTCTGTTGTCTTCAGCCATGaagacctctgacctctgtgggAGGCATTAGGCCCCATGCTTGCTTATCTCCAACACAAGTGACATCAAGTCCCATTGCTCAGTCACCCTATCCTCTCACCCTGTCTGCCCACTCATATACCGGAGCTGACATTTCAGACTCGAACCAATCCAGCGTTTCATACTGCCTGATGAGCCAGAGGGTCCAGCTGGAGATATGGAGCTGCTTCTTGCCCACTCATGGAGACTGGCAGACATCCAGCGTCCAGGCTTGGGAACGCTTCTTTGGTGGCTCAGACAGTCATAATGAGGTGGGACCCTGTGGGACACCGTGCCAATGATCATCCACCTGAGCTAGATTGACATTTTGAATGTCAGGAGAGGACTATCTCAGGGCACAGAGCTCAATGAAAACCGTACTTTTACCACACTGAGGTAATAATTAGGATTGATTGTCTTCAAGAATCTCCGGGGTCCACAGTAGGAGGATTACGTAAACAATATATACTATATAGCATTTTATATTGACTTTAACACACAAAATGATTGTGTGTAACGTAATTAAGCTGTCATGAATTCCGGTACAACTATTCAATTGGtcaaatgtatttgctgtgACTTTGGTCAGGCTCCTGAGTGGCCTACTGTTACAAGGAGGAATCTGAGGATAACAGTACAGATGCATTGCACGGTTGGCTGTCTGTGATATGATCCGATTGGTTTGGCTGCAGGCAGAGCAGCGAGTCATGTTTTCTCATGTAGCAGCTGAGGGAggtaaatgtgagtgtgtgtgttcacgtgagtgttc
This region includes:
- the zbtb16b gene encoding zinc finger and BTB domain-containing protein 16-A, which encodes MGMLQLHNPTHPSTLLQRANEMRLTGTLCDVIITVDGQEFPAHRSILACTSKMFEILFHRSSLRYALDFLSPKTFQQILEYAYTASLQATVEDLDDLLYAAEILEIEYLEEQCLKVLETIQSEENQETGGRNPIPGEGDHSRARHWRNMLNSKKHSKQEKGCSPSEPYLTLYHMAEPASPGSDPPGAGSTRQDAEASREGGELSQQKSFDLGRSPSSTLTKSIKTEDMQVDEANSYGSRSSRDGEGGFESDQPRVQSPGTPLRGSVITSARELHSGQEEGVSSAGNALESLPGLAEKHLASLYSMAPNHIGEGMVPVPVSMAPSLAMSLDMRAYGGLLPQGLLHRELLSRLGQFAAGMRREGQAEAQRCGDCGLQLHSREAMEQHRLLHSGDSGHACEYCGKCFMDSVRLRMHMLSHTAGAEALVCDQCGATFSAEDALEAHRQTHTGTDMAVFCLLCAKRFPAQKALQQHMEVHAGMHSYICSHCDRPFPSHTTLKRHLRSHTGDHPFECEFCGSCFRDDGTLRGHKRIHTGEKPYECNGCGKRFSLKHQLETHYRVHTGEKPFECKLCHQRSRDYSAMIKHLRTHNGASPYQCTICQDFCPSLAAMQKHIKGHRPEEVPSDWRIEKTYLYVCYV